A portion of the Gadus macrocephalus chromosome 10, ASM3116895v1 genome contains these proteins:
- the LOC132465799 gene encoding protocadherin beta-15-like — translation MALKRKRSVSQTGIVAFFVFWMHFAIGDVSYSLPEEIKRGSVIGNIVKDIGLATGKLSLRKARIDTEDNSERYCDINLSTGDLIVSERIDREALCGDKASCVMKQELVLESPMELHRISLHVQDVNDNSPLFNEDLVKIEIQESADRGARFLIEEARDADVGQNAVQRYSLRENEHFKLSVDGNTVELVLDKELDRENKEAINLILTAMDGGSPPKSGTVGIHVTVLDANDNAPVFSKSVYEASVQENVPLDTVVVTVHATDADAGINGEVTYDFGHVPDDVKNRFSIDRKTGDILVIGAIDFEIDKSFELRIKAKDGLGLSSYTNVIINVMDVNDNAPVIHIKSLTFPILENVPQGTEVAIINVQDRDSEKNRQVRCSIQLNLPFKLVPSIKNYYSLVTTSGLDRELVSDYNITIMATDEGSPPLSSSKIIQLTVADVNDNPPLFDEASYSAYVAENIQPGSTLCSVSARDPDWRQNGTVVYSLLPSEVHSSPVSLYVSVNGDTGVIQALKSLDYELFRSFKFQVMARDNGSPPLSSNVTVSVYITDVNDNTPQILYPTSEGNAFKTELVLKATHGGSLVSKVIAVDGDAGQNAWLSYRIIQSTDPGLFTIGLHSGEIRTQRDISESDSMKQNLVVSVKDNGPTPLSATCVVYFLISDDLAEVAEFNHHTEESDSTVTFYLIIALVCVSTFFLTFLVLILSVRFCRSRKPRLLFDGAVAIPSAYLPPHYAEVDGMATLRSAYNYDGYLTTGSRTSDFKFATSYNDNTLPADQTLRKSPTDFAEIFGDSEGSPEVSVTGTPPLI, via the coding sequence ATGGCATTGAAAAGGAAGAGGAGTGTTTCTCAGACGGGCATTGTCGCTTTCTTTGTTTTCTGGATGCATTTTGCGATTGGGGACGTAAGCTATTCTCTTCCAGAGGAAATAAAGCGTGGATCTGTAATTGGAAATATTGTCAAGGATATTGGGCTGGCGACGGGCAAACTCTCTTTAAGAAAGGCACGCATTGACACAGAGGACAACTCTGAACGCTATTGTGATATAAACCTTAGCACCGGAGATTTGATTGTTTCTGAGAGGATCGACAGAGAGGCTCTTTGTGGTGACAAGGCGTCGTGCGTCATGAAACAAGAACTAGTCCTGGAGAGCCCGATGGAGCTCCATCGTATTAGTCTTCACGTTCAAGATGTCAACGATAACTCTCCGTTATTCAACGAAGATCTGGTCAAAATAGAGATTCAAGAATCTGCTGACCGAGGAGCCCGCTTCCTAATAGAGGAGGCGCGGGATGCAGATGTGGGACAGAACGCAGTCCAACGTTACAGCTTAAGAGaaaatgaacattttaaattgtCGGTTGATGGAAACACGGTCGAACTCGTTCTTGACAAAGAGCTGGATCGTGAAAATAAAGAGGCAATCAATTTGATTTTAACTGCTATGGATGGGGGTTCTCCCCCTAAATCTGGTACAGTAGGTATACACGTCACTGTACTGGATGCAAATGATAACGCCCCAGTGTTTAGTAAGTCTGTTTATGAAGCCAGTGTTCAGGAAAACGTTCCATTAGATACTGTTGTGGTTACTGTACACGCGACGGATGCAGATGCTGGGATAAACGGAGAGGTGACGTACGACTTCGGACACGTTCCAGACGACGTTAAGAATAGATTTAGTATTGACCGCAAAACGGGTGATATACTAGTAATTGGGGCTATCGACTTCGAAATTGACAAGTCTTTTGAATTACGCATCAAAGCCAAAGATGGTTTGGGACTATCGTCCTACACGAATGTAATAATTAATGTTATGGACGTGAATGACAACGCACCCGTGATACATATTAAGTCTCTCACGTTCCCCATATTAGAGAACGTACCACAAGGCACCGAGGTTGCGATAATTAACGTGCAGGACAGAGACTCTGAGAAGAATAGACAGGTCCGATGCTCCATCCAACTTAACCTCCCCTTTAAACTTGTTCCATCGATTAAGAATTACTACTCATTGGTAACCACAAGTGGTCTAGACCGTGAACTAGTGTCTGATTATAATATCACCATTATGGCCACAGACGAGGGATCTCCCCCTTTGTCCTCCTCTAAAATCATTCAACTAACAGTAGCCGATGTCAACGACAACCCGCCTCTGTTTGATGAAGCGTCCTACAGCGCCTATGTTGCTGAAAACATCCAACCAGGCTCTACTCTGTGTTCAGTGTCCGCTAGAGACCCAGACTGGAGACAAAATGGCACTGTGGTGTATTCTCTTTTACCAAGTGAAGTCCACAGTTCCCCGGTGTCCCTGTATGTATCTGTAAACGGAGACACGGGGGTCATCCAGGCCTTGAAGTCTTTGGATTATGAACTATTCAGGAGCTTTAAGTTCCAGGTGATGGCTAGAGACAACGGTTCTCCTCCACTCAGCAGCAACGTGACGGTCAGTGTCTACATAACGGATGTGAACGACAACACTCCTCAGATACTTTACCCCACGTCTGAAGGAAACGCTTTTAAGACCGAGCTGGTCCTCAAGGCGACACACGGAGGTTCTCTAGTCTCCAAGGTGATTGcagtggacggagacgctggACAGAACGCCTGGCTGTCCTATCGTATCATTCAGTCCACTGACCCGGGACTCTTTACTATCGGTCTCCACAGTGGAGAGATCAGGACCCAGAGGGACATTTCAGAAAGCGACAGCATGAAACAGAACCTCGTTGTCTCTGTGAAGGATAACGGGCCCACTCCGCTCTCCGCCACATGTGTGGTGTATTTCCTTATTTCTGACGACTTGGCAGAAGTGGCAGAGTTTAACCATCACACAGAGGAGAGTGATTCTACAGTGACATTTTATCTGATTATTGCGCTGGTGTGCGTCTCCACCTTTTTCCTGACCTTCTTGGTTCTCATCCTGAGTGTGAGGTTCTGTCGCAGCAGAAAGCCCAGACTGTTGTTTGATGGAGCCGTCGCTATCCCCAGCGCTTATCTGCCCCCTCATTACGCCGAGGTGGACGGCATGGCCACCCTGCGCAGCGCCTACAACTATGACGGCTACTTAACCACGGGCTCTAGAACCAGCGACTTTAAGTTCGCCACGTCTTACAATGACAACACGCTGCCTGCCGACCAGACCCTGAGAAAAAGTCCAACGGACTTTGCTGAGATATTTGGTGACTCTGAGGGATCGCCTGAGGTAAGCGTGACAGGGACCCCTCCTCTAATCTAG